CAGGAGCGAAGGACAAGCTGCCAGCAGAGGAGAAAGAAAAAATCTTCAGCCTGCTCATGAACAAGCTGCCACAAAAAGAAATGCAGCAGATCTCAGGTGCCATGGAAGGTGGCCTAACGGAACAGGAATTACGTGAGATTGAACAGGTGATCTCGAAGTACCTGACCAGTGAAGAGTATGACAACCTGATGGAAGTACTGCAAACGGAATAAGATATGTAGGTTTCTATGATATGGGGCACTGGTCTATTATCTAAAGACCATCCCGTGGCAAGTACCTGATTTCAAAGTGGAACAGTTCCGTGAGCCGTTAATGGATATTCATATGGAGATGGAGCACAATGGATTCTGGGAAGTACAGCAGAAGCGATTTGTAATTCTTGCAGTCAAAGAATAGAGACATAAAAGTTAAATTTCTATTGTGGCATGAGATGAAATCCAGTTTAAGATAAACCACAAACAGGTTGTTTACGTAATCCCTTATCAGAGTTGATCTGGTGAGGGATTTTATTTGTATTTTTATGAAAAATAAAGCATATTTCACTGGGTCTTAGAACCTAGTCTTAATTTGCGAACAAAAGTACATAGTACAGCGGATGTTGAGGCATAATGGGTGATGGATCAGCCATACTATCTTATGGATAATACAGGGAAACCAAGCGTGGCGTGGCTTTGCGGTGTGACGTGTAGAGTTGAAATGAGTGTAAAACCTGTGTTAAAGTATACGGGTGTGATAAAAGGTTAAAATTTTGACACTTTTGAGAGCGCAGCTAAAGTCCGGTTTTGCGGACAACCAATACAAGTATCAACGAGCATGGGACAGACACGATGGGTGATGTCTTGACAGAAATGCGAACTGAGAAGTGCTGAAAAGGAGAGAATCATGAAAGGTTTCAGAGGCATACGCCAACCGGGCAAAGACCGGGTACACGAACAATCCGGGGAACACCGGACGGCCGAAGACAAAAACAACATGAGCATGTCCACCTTCAGTGTGAATAAGAAGCGCGTTCTGGCCTCGCGCAAATGGATCATTACAGCAGCATGTGGTGTATTCATCGCAGCATCGCTCGGGTTCGCAGGCAAACAATATGTTACTGCAAACACCGTACCGTACTATAAAGTAATGGTTAAAGGTAGCGAGATTGGTACCATTGCAGATGAGGCACAATTACAACAACTATTTACAGACAAAACTGAGGAATATCAACATAAATATCCGGATGCAGAGATGGTGCTGAACACGGATGGCATCACAACCGAAACGGTAAGAGCGTACAAACCTGAAGTGAACAGTGACGAGACGCTGGACAAACTGGGTGACATGCTGACAGCCTACGCCAAAGGTGTGGAGCTTAATGTAGATGGTGAAGTCATTGGTATTGTGAAGGATCAGGCAACAGCTGATGCAATCCTGGAACAAGTGCAGAGCAAATACATATCGGCATCGGCTGTGCGAAGTTCGCTGAAGACGAAGTCGGTATCGGCTAACTCCCCGAAGAAAGAGGAGGGACCTAGCACAACCCTGAAGTCTGTAGGCATCAAGGAAGATGTAGCGACAGATGTGGTGAAGGCTGATCCAAACAAAATATGGGATGTGTCCGAGGCGGTTAAAGCATTAACCGTTGGTAAAGACGCGCCTGTAACTTATGTGGTTCGTGAAGGAGATACAATCTCTTCGATCGCTGCCAAGTATGAAATTACACAAAGCGAGATTCGTAAGCATAATCCGGGCATCAAGGAAACGTCGCTTCAAATCGGAGACGAACTGACCTTGACCGTTCCAAAACCGGCGGTAACCGTTAAATCGGTTGAGCAGGTTGTTGAACAGATTGAGATCAAACCGCAAGTGGAAGTGCGCAAAAGTGACGAGTTGAAAGCAGGTACAACAAAAGTTGTGCGCCCAGGACAGAGTGGCTTGAAAAGCATGCAATACCGTATAACAAAAGAAAATGGTGAAGTTGTTCAGGAGGAATGGCTTGGCCAGGAAGTGATTAAAGCAGCTGTAACTGAAGTAGTCCTTAGCGGAACAAAAGTTGTTGGTGAGGGCACAGGTGAATTTGCTTGGCCGGTATCAAATGCAACGATGAGCAGCAGCTTTGGACAACGTTGGGGTCGCCAGCACAAAGGTGTCGATCTGGTAGGTAACCGCGATGTGAAAGCGTCTGATGAGGGTGTAATTACTTTTGCAGGACAGAAAAGTGGTTATGGTAATGTCATCATTATTAACC
The nucleotide sequence above comes from Paenibacillus sp. W2I17. Encoded proteins:
- a CDS encoding peptidoglycan DD-metalloendopeptidase family protein; translation: MKGFRGIRQPGKDRVHEQSGEHRTAEDKNNMSMSTFSVNKKRVLASRKWIITAACGVFIAASLGFAGKQYVTANTVPYYKVMVKGSEIGTIADEAQLQQLFTDKTEEYQHKYPDAEMVLNTDGITTETVRAYKPEVNSDETLDKLGDMLTAYAKGVELNVDGEVIGIVKDQATADAILEQVQSKYISASAVRSSLKTKSVSANSPKKEEGPSTTLKSVGIKEDVATDVVKADPNKIWDVSEAVKALTVGKDAPVTYVVREGDTISSIAAKYEITQSEIRKHNPGIKETSLQIGDELTLTVPKPAVTVKSVEQVVEQIEIKPQVEVRKSDELKAGTTKVVRPGQSGLKSMQYRITKENGEVVQEEWLGQEVIKAAVTEVVLSGTKVVGEGTGEFAWPVSNATMSSSFGQRWGRQHKGVDLVGNRDVKASDEGVITFAGQKSGYGNVIIINHRNGYETLYGHLNSIGVKVGQVVEKGESIGVMGNTGRSTGTHLHFEIIKNGTVENPLTYLN